The following proteins come from a genomic window of Coffea arabica cultivar ET-39 chromosome 11c, Coffea Arabica ET-39 HiFi, whole genome shotgun sequence:
- the LOC113715448 gene encoding single-stranded DNA-binding protein WHY1, chloroplastic-like → MLHLNFSSSLSPIQNPSKQHPPPQSYHAFFSNNTSPFNLKTKTSSLSFSNSTKNLTLKCRHSGYFEPQEPQQQRFSPPDQQGTLPSRVYVGYSVYKGKAALTAEPRPPEFTPLDSGAFKLSKEGFVLLQFAPAASVRQYDWSRKQVFSLSVNEIGSLISLGAKDSCEFFHDPFKGKSDEGRVRKVLKVEPLPDGSGHFFNLSVQNKLINVDENIYIPVTKAEFAVLTSGFNFILPYLIGWHAFATSVKPEDASRVNYTNARSGSEYEWSR, encoded by the exons ATGCTACACCTAAACTTCTCTTCTTCTCTATCCCCTATCCAAAACCCTAGTAAACAGCACCCTCCTCCACAGTCATACCATGCTTTCTTCTCCAACAATACTTCACCCTTCAATCTTAAAACCAAAAcctcctctctttctttctccaattCGACCAAGAACCTTACCTTAAAATGCCGCCACTCTGGTTATTTTGAGCCCCAAGAACCGCAGCAGCAGAGGTTTTCTCCTCCTGATCAACAAG GGACATTGCCGTCAAGGGTATATGTTGGATACTCTGTGTACAAGGGGAAGGCAGCTCTGACAGCGGAGCCTCGGCCTCCAGAGTTCACGCCTTTAGAT TCAGGGGCATTTAAGCTGTCGAAGGAGGGTTTTGTGTTGCTTCAGTTTGCTCCTGCTGCTAGCGTTCGCCAATATGATTGGAGTAGAAAGCAG GTTTTCTCATTGTCAGTAAATGAGATTGGGAGTCTAATTAGCCTTGGAGCAAAAGATTCTTGTGAATTTTTCCACGATcctttcaaaggaaaaag TGATGAAGGTAGGGTCAGAAAAGTGCTGAAGGTAGAACCCCTGCCAGATGGTTCTGGCCACTTCTTTAATCTCA GTGTTCAAAACAAGCTTATAAATGTGGATGAGAATATCTACATTCCTGTTACAAAGGCAGAGTTTGCAGTTCTTACCTCAGGATTCAAT TTTATCTTGCCATACCTTATAGGTTGGCACGCTTTTGCAACTTCCGTGAAGCCAGAAGATGCTAGTCGGGTGAACTACACTAATGCCAGATCTGGTTCCGAGTATGAATGGAGCAGATAG
- the LOC113716933 gene encoding SNF1-related protein kinase regulatory subunit gamma-1-like isoform X1, which produces MAQASKGPKSTSYDAYFENVQSRKMLPQSLQETLTAAFARIPVSSFPEVPGGKVIEIPADTSIGDAVRVLSESNIMSAPVRNPDIEYTTDWRERYLGIIDYAAIVLWVLETAGVAAAALSTGSAAAAGVGAGAAGTLGAIALGATGPAAIAGLTVAAVGAAVAGGLRAEKGMAKDAPTAADKLGEDFYKVILQEEPFKSTTVKSILKSYRWAPFIPVATDSSMLSVLLLLSKYRLRNVPVIETGNSSIRNFITQSAVIHGLERCKGRDWFDCISANPISKLGLPFMTPDEVVSVQSDELILEAFKKMKDNQIGGLPVVEGPKKQIVGSVSIRDIRFLLLKPELFSSFRVLTVKDFMNTIASAIPHTGKVIRPLTCKPDETLGSVIHALASNSVHRIYVVGDDNGVTGVITLRDVISCFIFEPPNFFDNYFGFAAQEMLGC; this is translated from the exons ATGGCACAAGCATCAAAAGGCCCAAAATCTACAAGTTACGATGCTTACTTTGAGAATGTCCAAAGCAGAAAAATGTTACCTCAATCGTTGCAGGAGACTCTAACGGCTGCATTTGCAAGAATTCCAGTTTCATCTTTTCCAGAAGTTCCTGGCGGCAAAG TGATTGAGATCCCAGCAGACACATCTATTGGAGATGCTGTGAGAGTTTTATCAGAAAGCAACATCATGTCAGCTCCTGTGAGAAACCCTGATATTGAATATACAACAGATTGGAGAGAAAGATACTTGGGAATCATAGATTACGCCGCCATTGTGCTTTGGGTGCTAGAGACAGCAGGAGTTGCAGCAGCTGCCTTATCAACTGGTTCTGCAGCTGCTGCCGGGGTAGGTGCTGGTGCTGCAGGCACACTTGGAGCAATAGCACTAGGTGCAACTGGTCCTGCTGCAATTGCAGGCCTAACTGTTGCTGCTGTTGGAGCAGCTGTTGCAGGTGGTCTGAGGGCAGAGAAAGGAATGGCAAAAGATGCTCCCACTGCAGCTGATAAGTTGGGCGAGGATTTCTACAAAGTTATCCTTCAAGAAGAACCATTCAAGTCAACCACA GTGAAATCCATCCTGAAATCTTATCGTTGGGCACCTTTCATTCCTGTTGCAACAGATAGTTCAATGTTGAGTGTCTTGTTGCTTCTCTCAAAGTACAGGCTGAGAAACGTACCTGTTATTGAAACAGGAAATTCATCCATCAGAAACTTCATAACTCAATCTGCTGTAATCCATGGTCTAGAGAGATGCAAGGGAAGGGATTGGTTTGACTGCATATCCGCAAATCCAATATCTAAGTTGGGACTTCCTTTCATGACACCAGATGAG GTTGTTAGCGTCCAAAGTGATGAACTGATTCTAGAAGCATTTAAAAAGATGAAAGATAACCAAATTGGTGGACTTCCAGTTGTTGAGGGACCAAAAAAGCAGATCGTTGGCAGTGTGAGCATAAGAGACATCAGATTCTTGTTGCTTAAGCCTGAACTTTTCTCCAGTTTCag GGTGCTCACTGTGAAGGATTTCATGAACACCATTGCTTCAGCAATCCCTCATACAGGCAAGGTCATCAGGCCGTTAACATGCAAGCCTGATGAAACTCTTGGCAGTGTGATACATGCGCTTGCTTCCAACTCAGTCCACAGGATCTACGTGGTAGGTGACGACAATGGAGTCACTGGTGTAATCACACTGAGAGATGTGATCTCTTGCTTTATCTTTGAACCGCCAAACTTCTTCGATAACTACTTCGGATTTGCGGCACAAGAAATGTTGGGCTGTTGA
- the LOC113716933 gene encoding SNF1-related protein kinase regulatory subunit gamma-1-like isoform X3, which produces MSAPVRNPDIEYTTDWRERYLGIIDYAAIVLWVLETAGVAAAALSTGSAAAAGVGAGAAGTLGAIALGATGPAAIAGLTVAAVGAAVAGGLRAEKGMAKDAPTAADKLGEDFYKVILQEEPFKSTTVKSILKSYRWAPFIPVATDSSMLSVLLLLSKYRLRNVPVIETGNSSIRNFITQSAVIHGLERCKGRDWFDCISANPISKLGLPFMTPDEVVSVQSDELILEAFKKMKDNQIGGLPVVEGPKKQIVGSVSIRDIRFLLLKPELFSSFRVLTVKDFMNTIASAIPHTGKVIRPLTCKPDETLGSVIHALASNSVHRIYVVGDDNGVTGVITLRDVISCFIFEPPNFFDNYFGFAAQEMLGC; this is translated from the exons ATGTCAGCTCCTGTGAGAAACCCTGATATTGAATATACAACAGATTGGAGAGAAAGATACTTGGGAATCATAGATTACGCCGCCATTGTGCTTTGGGTGCTAGAGACAGCAGGAGTTGCAGCAGCTGCCTTATCAACTGGTTCTGCAGCTGCTGCCGGGGTAGGTGCTGGTGCTGCAGGCACACTTGGAGCAATAGCACTAGGTGCAACTGGTCCTGCTGCAATTGCAGGCCTAACTGTTGCTGCTGTTGGAGCAGCTGTTGCAGGTGGTCTGAGGGCAGAGAAAGGAATGGCAAAAGATGCTCCCACTGCAGCTGATAAGTTGGGCGAGGATTTCTACAAAGTTATCCTTCAAGAAGAACCATTCAAGTCAACCACA GTGAAATCCATCCTGAAATCTTATCGTTGGGCACCTTTCATTCCTGTTGCAACAGATAGTTCAATGTTGAGTGTCTTGTTGCTTCTCTCAAAGTACAGGCTGAGAAACGTACCTGTTATTGAAACAGGAAATTCATCCATCAGAAACTTCATAACTCAATCTGCTGTAATCCATGGTCTAGAGAGATGCAAGGGAAGGGATTGGTTTGACTGCATATCCGCAAATCCAATATCTAAGTTGGGACTTCCTTTCATGACACCAGATGAG GTTGTTAGCGTCCAAAGTGATGAACTGATTCTAGAAGCATTTAAAAAGATGAAAGATAACCAAATTGGTGGACTTCCAGTTGTTGAGGGACCAAAAAAGCAGATCGTTGGCAGTGTGAGCATAAGAGACATCAGATTCTTGTTGCTTAAGCCTGAACTTTTCTCCAGTTTCag GGTGCTCACTGTGAAGGATTTCATGAACACCATTGCTTCAGCAATCCCTCATACAGGCAAGGTCATCAGGCCGTTAACATGCAAGCCTGATGAAACTCTTGGCAGTGTGATACATGCGCTTGCTTCCAACTCAGTCCACAGGATCTACGTGGTAGGTGACGACAATGGAGTCACTGGTGTAATCACACTGAGAGATGTGATCTCTTGCTTTATCTTTGAACCGCCAAACTTCTTCGATAACTACTTCGGATTTGCGGCACAAGAAATGTTGGGCTGTTGA
- the LOC113716933 gene encoding SNF1-related protein kinase regulatory subunit gamma-1-like isoform X2, with product MLPQSLQETLTAAFARIPVSSFPEVPGGKVIEIPADTSIGDAVRVLSESNIMSAPVRNPDIEYTTDWRERYLGIIDYAAIVLWVLETAGVAAAALSTGSAAAAGVGAGAAGTLGAIALGATGPAAIAGLTVAAVGAAVAGGLRAEKGMAKDAPTAADKLGEDFYKVILQEEPFKSTTVKSILKSYRWAPFIPVATDSSMLSVLLLLSKYRLRNVPVIETGNSSIRNFITQSAVIHGLERCKGRDWFDCISANPISKLGLPFMTPDEVVSVQSDELILEAFKKMKDNQIGGLPVVEGPKKQIVGSVSIRDIRFLLLKPELFSSFRVLTVKDFMNTIASAIPHTGKVIRPLTCKPDETLGSVIHALASNSVHRIYVVGDDNGVTGVITLRDVISCFIFEPPNFFDNYFGFAAQEMLGC from the exons ATGTTACCTCAATCGTTGCAGGAGACTCTAACGGCTGCATTTGCAAGAATTCCAGTTTCATCTTTTCCAGAAGTTCCTGGCGGCAAAG TGATTGAGATCCCAGCAGACACATCTATTGGAGATGCTGTGAGAGTTTTATCAGAAAGCAACATCATGTCAGCTCCTGTGAGAAACCCTGATATTGAATATACAACAGATTGGAGAGAAAGATACTTGGGAATCATAGATTACGCCGCCATTGTGCTTTGGGTGCTAGAGACAGCAGGAGTTGCAGCAGCTGCCTTATCAACTGGTTCTGCAGCTGCTGCCGGGGTAGGTGCTGGTGCTGCAGGCACACTTGGAGCAATAGCACTAGGTGCAACTGGTCCTGCTGCAATTGCAGGCCTAACTGTTGCTGCTGTTGGAGCAGCTGTTGCAGGTGGTCTGAGGGCAGAGAAAGGAATGGCAAAAGATGCTCCCACTGCAGCTGATAAGTTGGGCGAGGATTTCTACAAAGTTATCCTTCAAGAAGAACCATTCAAGTCAACCACA GTGAAATCCATCCTGAAATCTTATCGTTGGGCACCTTTCATTCCTGTTGCAACAGATAGTTCAATGTTGAGTGTCTTGTTGCTTCTCTCAAAGTACAGGCTGAGAAACGTACCTGTTATTGAAACAGGAAATTCATCCATCAGAAACTTCATAACTCAATCTGCTGTAATCCATGGTCTAGAGAGATGCAAGGGAAGGGATTGGTTTGACTGCATATCCGCAAATCCAATATCTAAGTTGGGACTTCCTTTCATGACACCAGATGAG GTTGTTAGCGTCCAAAGTGATGAACTGATTCTAGAAGCATTTAAAAAGATGAAAGATAACCAAATTGGTGGACTTCCAGTTGTTGAGGGACCAAAAAAGCAGATCGTTGGCAGTGTGAGCATAAGAGACATCAGATTCTTGTTGCTTAAGCCTGAACTTTTCTCCAGTTTCag GGTGCTCACTGTGAAGGATTTCATGAACACCATTGCTTCAGCAATCCCTCATACAGGCAAGGTCATCAGGCCGTTAACATGCAAGCCTGATGAAACTCTTGGCAGTGTGATACATGCGCTTGCTTCCAACTCAGTCCACAGGATCTACGTGGTAGGTGACGACAATGGAGTCACTGGTGTAATCACACTGAGAGATGTGATCTCTTGCTTTATCTTTGAACCGCCAAACTTCTTCGATAACTACTTCGGATTTGCGGCACAAGAAATGTTGGGCTGTTGA
- the LOC113717181 gene encoding uncharacterized protein isoform X4 — translation MYSSALRVNIVVLQCHRKPNNKHLQYWIVPHSKRKFSLVSHQTPISSSFKPDDSSNSPSPPKPHQSQQLGYDPPEEFFGLSVDPQPRKILSGSLKPRSWFGPNGQYIRELPCPSCRGRGYTPCTECGIERSRADCSLCNGKGLIACPQCLGDCVIWEESIDEQPWEKAHSVSPLKVKEDDEVDNLDIKLNVKRKTKRVYNSPSPEVNLKISRSLKSLNAKTGLFSRRMKIIHSDPLLRAQRSAAIKKVKGTPAARRQASEAMKKYFRDPENRQRRSIAMKGPLIG, via the exons ATGTATTCATCAGCATTGAGAGTGAATATAGTCGTTCTTCAGTGCCACAGGAAACCCAATAACAAGCATTTGCAGTACTGGATAGTGCCACATTCCAAAAGGAAATTTAGTCTTGTCAGTCATCAAActccaatttcttcttcattcaaGCCAGATGATTCCTCCAACTCACCATCACCCCCGAAACCACACCAATCCCAG CAGCTAGGTTATGACCCTCCTGAGGAGTTCTTTGGACTTTCTGTCGATCCACAACCAAG GAAGATTCTTTCTGGTAGTTTGAAACCAAGATCATGGTTTGGCCCAAATGGGCAGTATATCAGAGAACTGCCTTGTCCAAGTTGCAGGGGAAGGGGTTATACTCCATGTACAGAATGTGGAATAGAAAGATCTAGAGCAGATTGTTCACTATGCAATGGAAAG GGTCTAATTGCCTGTCCTCAGTGCCTTGGAGATTGTGTTATCTGGGAGGAGTCGATTGATGAACAGCCATGGGAGAAAGCCCACTCTGT TTCTCCTCTCAAGGTAAAAGAAGATGATGAAGTGGACAATTTAGACATAAAGCTGAATGTGAAGAGAAAAACCAAGCGCGTATACAACTCTCCAAGTCCTGAAGTCAATTTGAAGATTAGCAGATCCCTCAAA AGCCTGAATGCAAAAACTGGGTTGTTTAGTAGGAGGATGAAGATTATCCATAGTGATCCTTTGCTTCGTGCACAAAGATCGGCTGCCATCAAG AAAGTAAAAGGCACCCCTGCTGCGAGGAGGCAGGCTTCTGAAGCAATGAAGAAGTACTTCCGTGACCCAGAGAACCGACAAAGAAGAAGTATCGCAATGAAAGGTCCATTAATT GGGTAA
- the LOC113717181 gene encoding uncharacterized protein isoform X1, with protein MYSSALRVNIVVLQCHRKPNNKHLQYWIVPHSKRKFSLVSHQTPISSSFKPDDSSNSPSPPKPHQSQQLGYDPPEEFFGLSVDPQPRKILSGSLKPRSWFGPNGQYIRELPCPSCRGRGYTPCTECGIERSRADCSLCNGKGLIACPQCLGDCVIWEESIDEQPWEKAHSVSPLKVKEDDEVDNLDIKLNVKRKTKRVYNSPSPEVNLKISRSLKSLNAKTGLFSRRMKIIHSDPLLRAQRSAAIKKVKGTPAARRQASEAMKKYFRDPENRQRRSIAMKGVKFYCQNCGREGHRRNYCPEVQNELRDRQLTCGLCGEKGHNRRTCRKSKSSERKRLVSKEHRCRICGQTGHNRRSCPQEKIAEVSIVATSKNSVPTKRSYICRLCRVKGHNIRTCPLQKR; from the exons ATGTATTCATCAGCATTGAGAGTGAATATAGTCGTTCTTCAGTGCCACAGGAAACCCAATAACAAGCATTTGCAGTACTGGATAGTGCCACATTCCAAAAGGAAATTTAGTCTTGTCAGTCATCAAActccaatttcttcttcattcaaGCCAGATGATTCCTCCAACTCACCATCACCCCCGAAACCACACCAATCCCAG CAGCTAGGTTATGACCCTCCTGAGGAGTTCTTTGGACTTTCTGTCGATCCACAACCAAG GAAGATTCTTTCTGGTAGTTTGAAACCAAGATCATGGTTTGGCCCAAATGGGCAGTATATCAGAGAACTGCCTTGTCCAAGTTGCAGGGGAAGGGGTTATACTCCATGTACAGAATGTGGAATAGAAAGATCTAGAGCAGATTGTTCACTATGCAATGGAAAG GGTCTAATTGCCTGTCCTCAGTGCCTTGGAGATTGTGTTATCTGGGAGGAGTCGATTGATGAACAGCCATGGGAGAAAGCCCACTCTGT TTCTCCTCTCAAGGTAAAAGAAGATGATGAAGTGGACAATTTAGACATAAAGCTGAATGTGAAGAGAAAAACCAAGCGCGTATACAACTCTCCAAGTCCTGAAGTCAATTTGAAGATTAGCAGATCCCTCAAA AGCCTGAATGCAAAAACTGGGTTGTTTAGTAGGAGGATGAAGATTATCCATAGTGATCCTTTGCTTCGTGCACAAAGATCGGCTGCCATCAAG AAAGTAAAAGGCACCCCTGCTGCGAGGAGGCAGGCTTCTGAAGCAATGAAGAAGTACTTCCGTGACCCAGAGAACCGACAAAGAAGAAGTATCGCAATGAAAG GGGTAAAATTTTATTGTCAGAATTGCGGACGCGAAGGCCATAGGAGAAACTACTGTCCAGAAGTTCAGAATGAACTGAGGGATAGACAGCTTACATGTGGGCTATGTGGTGAAAAGGGGCATAACAGAAGAACATGCCggaagtcaaaatcaagtgaaaGAAAGAGACTAGTCTCAAAGGAACACCGCTGCCGTATATGTGGACAGACTGGGCATAATAGGCGGTCCTGTCCTCAAGAGAAGATCGCAGAAGTAAGTATTGTCGCTACAAGTAAAAATTCTGTTCCTACCAAGAGAAGTTACATCTGCCGGCTGTGCAGGGTGAAAGGGCATAACATCAGGACATGCCCTCTTCAGAAGAGATAA
- the LOC113716251 gene encoding pectate lyase: MTFTSRVSVVLLALLVAFAATIPRLRGSSIEADAHIGEFDDFLRKRAEDALQASLRAYNPDPEAVTDNFTRQVGKMLEGGNETRRQLKAGGCVATNPIDRCWRCDPNWAKNRKRLAKCARGFGRQTKGGMHGKYYVVVDPSDDNVQDPEPGTLRHAVIQQEPLWIIFDTSMVIKLNQELLINSDKTIDGRGVEVHIAYGAGLSIQFVQNVIIHNIKIHHIVPKNGGLVRDSTSHIGLRTRSDGDGISIFGSNHVWIDHVSLSKCSDGLIDAIMASTAITISNCKFNNHNDVILLGASDEHSEDAIMQVTVAFNRFGKGLVQRMPRCRWGFFHIVNNDYSQWQMYAIGGSAHPTIISQGNRFKASKNQFTKEVTKRDYAEKSQWMGWQWRSEGDKFLNGAFFVESGPPLKKSPFTGKNKLQFKPGSYAGRLTRYAGALKCREGKPC, encoded by the exons atgacTTTCACCAGCCGTGTATCAGTTGTTTTACTAGCTTTGCTTGTGGCATTTGCTGCAACAATCCCACGCTTGCGTGGCAGTAGTATTGAGGCAGATGCACACATTGGCGAATTCGATGATTTTCTACGGAAGAGGGCTGAGGATGCCCTTCAGGCTTCTCTCAGGGCATATAATCCTGATCCTGAAGCCGTCACTGACAATTTCACCAGACAAGTGGGAAA GATGTTGGAAGGTGGCAATGAGACTAGGAGACAGCTTAAAGCAGGCGGCTGCGTTGCAACAAATCCCATCGACCGCTGCTGGAGGTGTGATCCTAACTGGGCAAAGAATAGGAAGAGGTTAGCCAAGTGTGCTCGTGGTTTTGGCCGCCAAACGAAGGGTGGAATGCATGGGAAATACTATGTGGTAGTTGATCCCTCGGATGATAATGTGCAGGATCCGGAACCCGGTACTCTTCGTCACGCTGTGATCCAACAGGAGCCATTGTGGATCATATTCGATACTAGCATGGTAATTAAGCTAAACCAAGAGCTTCTGATCAATAGTGACAAGACCATTGATGGTAGGGGAGTTGAAGTGCATATTGCCTATGGTGCAGGCCTTTCCATCCAATTTGTGCAGAATGTTATCATTCACAACATTAAGATCCATCACATTGTTCCGAAAAATGGTGGGCTGGTTAGAGATTCTACTTCGCACATTGGTTTGAGAACAAGGAGTGATGGAGATGGTATATCAATCTTTGGTTCAAACCATGTCTGGATTGACCATGTTTCCCTGTCTAAGTGTAGTGACGGCCTAATTGACGCAATCATGGCTTCAACAGCTATCACAATCTCTAATTGCAAGTTTAATAATCACAATGAT GTTATACTTTTAGGTGCAAGTGACGAGCATAGTGAAGATGCAATAATGCAAGTCACAGTAGCATTCAACCGTTTTGGTAAGGGCTTGGTGCAGAGGATGCCAAGGTGCCGATGGGGCTTTTTCCATATTGTGAACAATGACTATTCTCAATGGCAGATGTATGCCATTGGTGGTAGTGCTCATCCGACTATTATCAGCCAGGGTAACCGATTCAAGGCCTCTAAAAACCAATTCACTAAGGAG GTGACCAAGAGGGATTATGCCGAAAAGAGCCAGTGGATGGGATGGCAATGGAGGTCAGAGGGTGACAAATTCTTGAATGGAGCTTTCTTTGTGGAGTCCGGACCACCACTCAAAAAGAGTCCATTTACCGGAAAAAATAAGCTACAATTCAAGCCTGGTTCATACGCAGGAAGGCTCACAAGATATGCTGGTGCACTTAAGTGCCGAGAAGGCAAGCCTTGTTAA
- the LOC113717181 gene encoding uncharacterized protein isoform X2 — MYSSALRVNIVVLQCHRKPNNKHLQYWIVPHSKRKFSLVSHQTPISSSFKPDDSSNSPSPPKPHQSQLGYDPPEEFFGLSVDPQPRKILSGSLKPRSWFGPNGQYIRELPCPSCRGRGYTPCTECGIERSRADCSLCNGKGLIACPQCLGDCVIWEESIDEQPWEKAHSVSPLKVKEDDEVDNLDIKLNVKRKTKRVYNSPSPEVNLKISRSLKSLNAKTGLFSRRMKIIHSDPLLRAQRSAAIKKVKGTPAARRQASEAMKKYFRDPENRQRRSIAMKGVKFYCQNCGREGHRRNYCPEVQNELRDRQLTCGLCGEKGHNRRTCRKSKSSERKRLVSKEHRCRICGQTGHNRRSCPQEKIAEVSIVATSKNSVPTKRSYICRLCRVKGHNIRTCPLQKR; from the exons ATGTATTCATCAGCATTGAGAGTGAATATAGTCGTTCTTCAGTGCCACAGGAAACCCAATAACAAGCATTTGCAGTACTGGATAGTGCCACATTCCAAAAGGAAATTTAGTCTTGTCAGTCATCAAActccaatttcttcttcattcaaGCCAGATGATTCCTCCAACTCACCATCACCCCCGAAACCACACCAATCCCAG CTAGGTTATGACCCTCCTGAGGAGTTCTTTGGACTTTCTGTCGATCCACAACCAAG GAAGATTCTTTCTGGTAGTTTGAAACCAAGATCATGGTTTGGCCCAAATGGGCAGTATATCAGAGAACTGCCTTGTCCAAGTTGCAGGGGAAGGGGTTATACTCCATGTACAGAATGTGGAATAGAAAGATCTAGAGCAGATTGTTCACTATGCAATGGAAAG GGTCTAATTGCCTGTCCTCAGTGCCTTGGAGATTGTGTTATCTGGGAGGAGTCGATTGATGAACAGCCATGGGAGAAAGCCCACTCTGT TTCTCCTCTCAAGGTAAAAGAAGATGATGAAGTGGACAATTTAGACATAAAGCTGAATGTGAAGAGAAAAACCAAGCGCGTATACAACTCTCCAAGTCCTGAAGTCAATTTGAAGATTAGCAGATCCCTCAAA AGCCTGAATGCAAAAACTGGGTTGTTTAGTAGGAGGATGAAGATTATCCATAGTGATCCTTTGCTTCGTGCACAAAGATCGGCTGCCATCAAG AAAGTAAAAGGCACCCCTGCTGCGAGGAGGCAGGCTTCTGAAGCAATGAAGAAGTACTTCCGTGACCCAGAGAACCGACAAAGAAGAAGTATCGCAATGAAAG GGGTAAAATTTTATTGTCAGAATTGCGGACGCGAAGGCCATAGGAGAAACTACTGTCCAGAAGTTCAGAATGAACTGAGGGATAGACAGCTTACATGTGGGCTATGTGGTGAAAAGGGGCATAACAGAAGAACATGCCggaagtcaaaatcaagtgaaaGAAAGAGACTAGTCTCAAAGGAACACCGCTGCCGTATATGTGGACAGACTGGGCATAATAGGCGGTCCTGTCCTCAAGAGAAGATCGCAGAAGTAAGTATTGTCGCTACAAGTAAAAATTCTGTTCCTACCAAGAGAAGTTACATCTGCCGGCTGTGCAGGGTGAAAGGGCATAACATCAGGACATGCCCTCTTCAGAAGAGATAA
- the LOC113717181 gene encoding uncharacterized protein isoform X3 encodes MYSSALRVNIVVLQCHRKPNNKHLQYWIVPHSKRKFSLVSHQTPISSSFKPDDSSNSPSPPKPHQSQQLGYDPPEEFFGLSVDPQPRKILSGSLKPRSWFGPNGQYIRELPCPSCRGRGYTPCTECGIERSRADCSLCNGKGLIACPQCLGDCVIWEESIDEQPWEKAHSVSPLKVKEDDEVDNLDIKLNVKRKTKRVYNSPSPEVNLKISRSLKSLNAKTGLFSRRMKIIHSDPLLRAQRSAAIKKVKGTPAARRQASEAMKKYFRDPENRQRRSIAMKGVKFYCQNCGREGHRRNYCPEVQNELRDRQLTCGLCGEKGHNRRTCRKSKSSERKRLVSKEHRCRICGQTGHNRRSCPQEKIAEGERA; translated from the exons ATGTATTCATCAGCATTGAGAGTGAATATAGTCGTTCTTCAGTGCCACAGGAAACCCAATAACAAGCATTTGCAGTACTGGATAGTGCCACATTCCAAAAGGAAATTTAGTCTTGTCAGTCATCAAActccaatttcttcttcattcaaGCCAGATGATTCCTCCAACTCACCATCACCCCCGAAACCACACCAATCCCAG CAGCTAGGTTATGACCCTCCTGAGGAGTTCTTTGGACTTTCTGTCGATCCACAACCAAG GAAGATTCTTTCTGGTAGTTTGAAACCAAGATCATGGTTTGGCCCAAATGGGCAGTATATCAGAGAACTGCCTTGTCCAAGTTGCAGGGGAAGGGGTTATACTCCATGTACAGAATGTGGAATAGAAAGATCTAGAGCAGATTGTTCACTATGCAATGGAAAG GGTCTAATTGCCTGTCCTCAGTGCCTTGGAGATTGTGTTATCTGGGAGGAGTCGATTGATGAACAGCCATGGGAGAAAGCCCACTCTGT TTCTCCTCTCAAGGTAAAAGAAGATGATGAAGTGGACAATTTAGACATAAAGCTGAATGTGAAGAGAAAAACCAAGCGCGTATACAACTCTCCAAGTCCTGAAGTCAATTTGAAGATTAGCAGATCCCTCAAA AGCCTGAATGCAAAAACTGGGTTGTTTAGTAGGAGGATGAAGATTATCCATAGTGATCCTTTGCTTCGTGCACAAAGATCGGCTGCCATCAAG AAAGTAAAAGGCACCCCTGCTGCGAGGAGGCAGGCTTCTGAAGCAATGAAGAAGTACTTCCGTGACCCAGAGAACCGACAAAGAAGAAGTATCGCAATGAAAG GGGTAAAATTTTATTGTCAGAATTGCGGACGCGAAGGCCATAGGAGAAACTACTGTCCAGAAGTTCAGAATGAACTGAGGGATAGACAGCTTACATGTGGGCTATGTGGTGAAAAGGGGCATAACAGAAGAACATGCCggaagtcaaaatcaagtgaaaGAAAGAGACTAGTCTCAAAGGAACACCGCTGCCGTATATGTGGACAGACTGGGCATAATAGGCGGTCCTGTCCTCAAGAGAAGATCGCAGAA GGTGAAAGGGCATAA